A region of Lycium barbarum isolate Lr01 chromosome 1, ASM1917538v2, whole genome shotgun sequence DNA encodes the following proteins:
- the LOC132602972 gene encoding uncharacterized protein LOC132602972, protein MGLCKEERTIRVMRLFKTLFFLITMVISLLLFSAQILLVIADTLLPSALLSASLSFQNISSHLSNYDFHYSLIDIPLISIIRSAVILCVYSLCDGRRLSRGPYLGVATICSVCSLVFVSLKACYVFGDSWNSMNYMEISLFLCSWTLAVAHVVVAYRISCRERRKLLLVYNIDIEAVSACKTGSFSRYPKVLQDERMK, encoded by the exons atgggtttaTGTAAAGAAGAGAGAACAATTAGAGTAATGAGATTGTTCAAAACTCTTTTCTTCTTAATCACTATGGTAATATCACTTCTCCTTTTTTCTGCCCAAATTCTTCTCGTCATTGCAGACACACTTCTCCCTTCAGCATTATTATCTGCTTCCCTCTCCTTTCAAAATATTTCTTCTCATTTAAGTAACTATGACTTCCATTATTCCCTGATTGACATTCCCCTTATATCCATCATTAGGTCCGCCGTCATACTAT GTGTTTATAGCTTATGTGATGGTAGGAGGCTATCAAGAGGGCCGTACTTGGGAGTTGCAACAATTTGTTCAGTGTGTTCTTTGGTGTTCGTATCATTGAAGGCTTGTTATGTATTTGGAGACAGTTGGAATAGTATGAACTATATGGAAATCTCGTTGTTTTTATGCTCGTGGACACTGGCCGTGGCACACGTAGTGGTGGCCTATAGAATTAGCTGCAGGGAGAGAAGAAAGCTGCTTCTTGTTTACAATATTGACATTGAAGCT GTCTCCGCATGCAAGACCGGATCATTTTCGAGATATCCTAAAGTACTCCAAGACGAAAGAATGAAGTAA